The genomic interval GCAGCGGCCAGGTGATGTAGCGCTGCTGTTGCCACCAGCTGGCCCCGTCGAGTTGGGCGGCCTCGTAGTACTCCTTGGGGATGTTCTGTAGCCCGGCCAGGATCACCACCACCTGGTAGCCCAACAGGTGCCACAGGCTCATCACCATGATGGCCATAAAGGCCACGCTAGGGCCGGCCCAGAAGCCTTGCAGCTTGATGCCCAAGGGGGCCAAGGCCAAGGCGAAGATTCCCTGCGGCATGGAAAGCCAGTCCAAGCCCGGCGTGCCCAAAAGCCAGTTGAGGAAGCCAAAGTGGGGGTTGTAGATCCACTCCCACACCGCCGCCGCGACGGTGAGCGCGGTGACGTAAGGCAGGAAGTACAGCGTGCGGAAGAGCCCCTGCCCGCGCAGCTTCTCGTTGAGCAAGACGGCCACCAAGGTCGCCAGCAAGATCCCTAGGGGAACGGTGAAAACCACGAACCACACGGTGTTGCCCACGGCCTTCCAGAACAGGGGATCGCGGGTGAGCAAGATCTCGTAGTTGAGGAGCCCGGCAAACTTGCTCCGGCCGATGAAGTTAAACCGGTCCAGCAACGACAGCCACAGGGCATACAGGCTGGGTGCGATTTGCCAGACCAAAAGCAGCCCCACCGAGGGCCACACCAGCAACCAGCCCCAGAAAGCCGCCTGCTCACGCTCGGACATCGAGGGGGACCAAACCAGGTAACAGACCCCCACGCTGACCAACGCCAGCAACACCCCGGGAAAGAGGCTGTACCCCAGCCCGGTCCCTACACCCAACAGGACCAGCCCTGGGAGTAGGCCTGGGCGGAAGGCCTTCAGCGCGGCCTCGAGCCCCGCCCCCACGAGCAGCGCCGCCCCCAGAGCATACGCCCCACCGGGGAGCAGCTCGAGCGCCATTCCTAACCGGAGCAACGTCAGCAGCACCGCCGCCCCGAGCAAGAGCGCGGGGCGGTTGCCGGGAGAAGCTGCGCGGTGCCCCCTGGCCAAACCGTGAACCCCCAGGTTGGGTCAGGGCACTAGGCGCAGGATAAGGGCGTAGCTGTACCTCTCCCAGCGTCCTGCCGCCAGCGCGCCCATAACCATGTTCCATAGCGCCAGCACCAGCAGGAGCAGTCCCAAAGGCAGCGCGATCACCACCCCCACGATGGTGAAGGCGAGGAGGAGTAGGACTAGCCCGTAAATGGTATAGCTGATCTGGCCGTTCAGGGATTCTTTGGCATGGGATTGCACGAAAGCGCTTTTGGGGCCCCAAAGGAGGATCGCCAGGGGTAGGAGGATCTGTCCGATGAGGAAGAGGTAGCCCACCAAGGGGGCCAAGTGGGCTACCGCGGCCCAGGTGCGGTCAGATTCGCTCGGGGAGGGAGGTTCCATCTACCCTAGCCTAGCTACCGATCCCTCGGAAATCAACGGGGGAGGGCTTCCTCGAGCGCCTCCCAGCGCACCTCGCGCTGCTCGCCCGAGGCGAGGTGTTTGAGCGCCACCACGCCTTTTTGCCGCTCGGCTTCGCCTAAAAAACCGGCGTAGCGGGCTCCGCGTTTTAGGGCCTCCTCGAGCGCCTTTCCCACCTTCTTGACGCTATAGCCGATCTCCACCCGGAATTTCGGGCGCAGCCGTTCGGCCAGGGAGAGCGCCTCGCCCTTGGCGGCCTCGTCCAGCGGGGCCAGATAGAGGTCAGGGGAGGGGTCGGGTGGGATAGCCACCCCCTCCTCCTCGAGCGCGATCGCCACCCGCTCGATCCCGATACCAAAGCCCACCCCCGGAACCCGGGGCCCCCCCAGCATCTCCGAGAGCCCGTCGTAGCGCCCGCCTCCGCCCAGGGCCGACTTGGCCCCAATCCGGGCGTGGTGCACCTCCCAGGCCGTGCGTACGTAGTAGTCCAGACCTCGTACGAGGCTCGGGTCCACCTGGAAGGGGATCCCGAGCCCCTCGAGGTACCGCTGCACCGCCTGGTGAAAAGCCGAGGACTCCGATCCCAAAAACTCGAGCATCGGCCTGACCTCGAGCTCTTGCAGCAACGCCTGGTCCCCTGGGTCCTTGGAGTCGAGGATGCGCATGGGGTTGCTCTCGAGCCGCGCCTGGGAGTCCTGGCTCAGCCGCTTCGCGTGTGGGCGGAAAAGCTCGCGCAGGTAGGCGTTGTAGCGCGAGCGGTCCTCCGGATCACCCACCGAGCCCAGCTTGACCTCGAGCCCCCGCAGCCCCAGCTCGCGGTAGATCTTGACCATCAAGGCGATGCTCTCGGCGTCTACCAAGGGATCCGCCGAGCCCAGGGCTTCGTAGTCCACCTGGTGAAACTGCTTGTAGCGGCCTTTCTGGTGGCGTTCGGCTCGAAAGATCGGGCCCCAGGTGAAAAGCCGCACCGGCTGGGGCCAGACCTTCATCCCGTGCTCGTTGTAGGCCCGCACCATGGAGGCGGTGGGCTCGGGGCGCAACGCCAGCAGACGCTCGCCGCGGTCCTCGAAGACGTACATCTCCTTCTTGACCACGATGTCTGAGGTCAGGCCCACGCCCTTTTGGAAGACCTCGGCGTACTCGAAGATGGGGGTGTGGATGGGCTGAGCGCCGCTCGAGGCCAGCACTTTTTGGGCGGTCTCGACGATGTGGCGAAACACCGGCTCACGGAAGGCGTATTCCTTGCGCTGGGAGAAAATGTCGTTGGTTCCGGGTACGGACTTCAGCATGCGGTCCTCACTTTACTAAAAGACCCCGCCGGTCGGCTGGCGGGGGAATGGGCGAAAACTCCGCTCAGCCCAGCATGGTCAGGCGGGTTGGGTTGGGGGCGGTCATGGCCTCTTCCTGCTCGACCTTGCTCACCGCGGCCTCGCCGCCTTGTCCCAAAGCCCGCACCAGGCGCTCCCGACTCACGTTGCGGCCCTCCAGCATATAGACCAGCCCCCGGCGCTGGTGGGTGATGACAAAAGGAATCCCGTTGTGGTACCGCACCACCGTGTTATGACGGCGGGCGTGGCGCGACATCTTGGCCAGGGCTCGCACCTTTGCATCCCGCCGATGCTCGCCTACCTTGGGGGCGTACAGCACCAACCCCAGAAGCCCTGCTAGCAGCCCCATCAGCACGACATAGGTGACCATAGGTCAAAGTATAAACGCCCCGTTTACATATTCAACCGGCAATTTCACCAGAAAATTTCCCCTAAGGACAATTAGCGGAAATTTGCTATACTTACCCCATGCTCGTCCCGCTCGCCAACTGGCACAATCCCGGCAAGCGTCGCCTAGAGGCCATTCGAGCCGCCCAAGAGCGCGACGAAGCCGCCTTGCTGGAGCTGCTCGAGGCCTACCTAATCCTCAAGGGGCGCAAACGGGCCAAGCTCTCGCCCAAAACCCTCGAGATCTACCGGCTGGGGGTGCGCGATTTTTTAGCCTGGGCCTGGCCGCCGGATGCACCCGCGCCCCAGGTGCAGATCCTAAAGGCTACCGCAGACGACCTAGACCGCTACATCGCCGACCTTCAGACCGGGGGCAGCCATCTGGTCGGCCACACCCTCAAGCCCAGCAGCATCGCCACCTACCTGGCCGGGGTGCGGGCGCTGTACAAGGCGCTCGAGTGGGCAGGCGCCGCCACCCCTCCGACCGGGGTCACTGCCCCCCGGGATCCCACCCCCGCTTACGAGCGCCGACCCGCGTTGCCGGGTACGCTCTATAGGAGGCTCCTCACCCACCTCGAAACCGGCGAGCCCCACCACCGCCGCGATCGCATCGCTGTCCGCCTCATGGCCGAGGCCGGGTTGCGCATAAGTGAAGTGATTCACTTACAGACCGCCGACGTTCACCTCGAGGAGCGGCTGCTCGAGGTCAAGCGCGGCAAGGGCAGCAAATCCCGCAGCGTACCCATAAGCAAATCCCTGGCGGCGGAGCTCGAGGACTGGCTCAAGCTCCGCCTGGCCTACGCCGCCGCTGGCGAAGGGCGGGTTCTGATCAACCTGGGCGGGCGCAAAGCCAACGGACGAGGCATGACCGCCCGAGGGCTACGGGAGATCCTGAACGGGCACTACCGCGCCCTGGGCTTCCCACCTCGCTACTCAGGCGCTCACCTGCTGCGCCATACCGCGGGGACGAGGTTTTATCAAGCCTCGCGCGACCTTCACGCCACCGCCCGGCTCCTAGGCCACACCAACGTCAACACCAGCGCCATCTACGCCAAGATGGACCTGGAGGGCCTCTTTGAGGTCGTCGATCGCATCGACGAGGGGGATTGAAGGACACGTTCATCT from Meiothermus sp. Pnk-1 carries:
- a CDS encoding carbohydrate ABC transporter permease, whose amino-acid sequence is MALELLPGGAYALGAALLVGAGLEAALKAFRPGLLPGLVLLGVGTGLGYSLFPGVLLALVSVGVCYLVWSPSMSEREQAAFWGWLLVWPSVGLLLVWQIAPSLYALWLSLLDRFNFIGRSKFAGLLNYEILLTRDPLFWKAVGNTVWFVVFTVPLGILLATLVAVLLNEKLRGQGLFRTLYFLPYVTALTVAAAVWEWIYNPHFGFLNWLLGTPGLDWLSMPQGIFALALAPLGIKLQGFWAGPSVAFMAIMVMSLWHLLGYQVVVILAGLQNIPKEYYEAAQLDGASWWQQQRYITWPLLSPTTFFLATLGLIGAFQVFTQVLIMTPTGGVLQDTLTIALYLYNKGFRDSDFSYASAIAVVVFAVILALTVVQQRVLERRVTYEA
- a CDS encoding tyrosine-type recombinase/integrase, with translation MLVPLANWHNPGKRRLEAIRAAQERDEAALLELLEAYLILKGRKRAKLSPKTLEIYRLGVRDFLAWAWPPDAPAPQVQILKATADDLDRYIADLQTGGSHLVGHTLKPSSIATYLAGVRALYKALEWAGAATPPTGVTAPRDPTPAYERRPALPGTLYRRLLTHLETGEPHHRRDRIAVRLMAEAGLRISEVIHLQTADVHLEERLLEVKRGKGSKSRSVPISKSLAAELEDWLKLRLAYAAAGEGRVLINLGGRKANGRGMTARGLREILNGHYRALGFPPRYSGAHLLRHTAGTRFYQASRDLHATARLLGHTNVNTSAIYAKMDLEGLFEVVDRIDEGD
- the hisS gene encoding histidine--tRNA ligase codes for the protein MLKSVPGTNDIFSQRKEYAFREPVFRHIVETAQKVLASSGAQPIHTPIFEYAEVFQKGVGLTSDIVVKKEMYVFEDRGERLLALRPEPTASMVRAYNEHGMKVWPQPVRLFTWGPIFRAERHQKGRYKQFHQVDYEALGSADPLVDAESIALMVKIYRELGLRGLEVKLGSVGDPEDRSRYNAYLRELFRPHAKRLSQDSQARLESNPMRILDSKDPGDQALLQELEVRPMLEFLGSESSAFHQAVQRYLEGLGIPFQVDPSLVRGLDYYVRTAWEVHHARIGAKSALGGGGRYDGLSEMLGGPRVPGVGFGIGIERVAIALEEEGVAIPPDPSPDLYLAPLDEAAKGEALSLAERLRPKFRVEIGYSVKKVGKALEEALKRGARYAGFLGEAERQKGVVALKHLASGEQREVRWEALEEALPR
- a CDS encoding DUF4870 domain-containing protein: MEPPSPSESDRTWAAVAHLAPLVGYLFLIGQILLPLAILLWGPKSAFVQSHAKESLNGQISYTIYGLVLLLLAFTIVGVVIALPLGLLLLVLALWNMVMGALAAGRWERYSYALILRLVP